The Saprospiraceae bacterium genome includes a window with the following:
- a CDS encoding OmpA family protein, producing MRAIRNLFILTLVIVSASSCVSKKKLADAEAALEAQKTLLAQCEERNRDLEQQLLDLNKKLTDCNGKLATATQDLNNSNAKLKLAQDQLDLLKNTNKSLLDQLTSLSVISRAGAESINKSLEQINQQSQYIKDMTKSMQYKDSVNLALVMNLKRSLSDFNDQDVTIEVKKGVVYISLSDNLLFKSGSAVINPAAEKVLGKIASILNDQKELDILVEGHTDNVPIATECIADNWDLSAKRATAVVRTLQGKYKVSPDRMTAGGRSEYVSKAANSTSAGRAQNRRTEIIVLPKLDQFFKLMEAPASK from the coding sequence ATGAGAGCGATAAGGAATTTATTTATTTTAACACTGGTGATCGTTTCGGCTTCATCGTGTGTAAGCAAGAAAAAATTGGCTGATGCAGAAGCAGCTTTAGAAGCACAAAAAACATTACTTGCTCAGTGTGAAGAAAGAAACAGAGACCTGGAACAACAATTGCTGGATCTTAACAAAAAGCTGACTGACTGTAACGGAAAACTGGCTACAGCTACCCAGGATCTGAATAACTCAAATGCTAAACTAAAATTAGCGCAGGATCAACTTGACTTATTAAAAAATACTAACAAAAGCTTATTGGATCAGTTAACATCATTGTCTGTTATCAGCAGAGCAGGTGCTGAAAGTATCAACAAATCATTGGAACAAATCAATCAGCAAAGTCAGTACATCAAAGACATGACCAAGTCTATGCAGTATAAAGATTCAGTGAACCTTGCATTAGTTATGAATCTTAAGAGATCTTTGAGTGACTTTAATGATCAGGATGTGACTATTGAAGTGAAAAAAGGAGTTGTTTATATCTCATTGTCTGACAACCTTTTATTCAAATCCGGTTCTGCTGTGATCAATCCGGCAGCTGAAAAAGTTTTAGGTAAAATTGCTTCAATTCTGAATGACCAAAAAGAATTGGATATTTTGGTTGAAGGTCACACCGATAACGTTCCGATTGCAACAGAATGTATTGCAGATAACTGGGATTTAAGTGCTAAAAGAGCAACTGCCGTAGTAAGAACGCTTCAAGGAAAATACAAAGTTTCACCGGACAGAATGACTGCCGGGGGCAGATCAGAGTATGTTTCCAAAGCAGCCAATTCTACGTCTGCAGGAAGAGCTCAGAACAGAAGAACAGAAATAATCGTATTGCCTAAGCTTGATCAGTTCTTTAAATTAATGGAAGCTCCGGCATCTAAATAA
- a CDS encoding MBL fold metallo-hydrolase, producing the protein MKIQFSDSFLTVFESALYRTCTTVIDLSNAVLLVDPNWLPAEIQVIKDFIQKKYNNVPLYILFTHSDYDHIIGWKAFPEATVISSEAFVANDKKDDILLQIKNFDNTYYIRRPYPILYPEADIIISQDITTLQLGFYTIIFYHAIGHVKDGLFAIIPELNIWIAGDYLSNIEIPMIDHDYHSYVETIKKATEISEKYNIQYLITGHGDIAIGPFEIKRRIENDSRYLDDISSYKNIISKEFHPRLLNDYDQNPEIFKIHEANLLNISKSDFE; encoded by the coding sequence ATGAAAATCCAATTTTCAGATAGTTTTCTGACCGTTTTTGAGAGTGCACTTTACCGAACCTGTACGACAGTAATTGATCTTTCAAATGCAGTTCTGTTGGTAGATCCTAATTGGCTTCCTGCTGAAATTCAGGTCATAAAGGATTTTATACAAAAAAAATATAATAATGTGCCTTTGTATATTCTGTTCACACACTCGGATTATGACCATATCATCGGTTGGAAAGCTTTTCCGGAAGCCACCGTAATTTCATCGGAGGCATTTGTTGCAAATGATAAAAAAGATGATATTTTATTGCAAATAAAAAATTTTGATAACACATATTATATCAGGCGCCCATATCCTATTCTATATCCGGAGGCTGACATTATCATTTCCCAAGATATTACTACCCTCCAATTGGGATTCTATACAATAATTTTTTATCATGCAATCGGACATGTGAAAGATGGACTTTTTGCAATCATTCCGGAATTAAATATCTGGATTGCAGGAGATTATCTGAGCAATATTGAGATTCCTATGATAGACCATGATTATCATTCATATGTCGAAACGATCAAAAAAGCTACAGAAATATCTGAAAAGTACAATATCCAATATCTGATTACCGGCCATGGAGATATAGCGATTGGTCCATTTGAAATTAAAAGAAGAATAGAAAATGATTCCCGATATTTAGATGATATATCTTCATATAAGAATATAATATCAAAAGAGTTTCATCCCAGACTTTTAAATGATTATGACCAAAACCCTGAAATATTCAAAATACATGAAGCTAATTTATTAAACATTAGTAAATCTGATTTTGAATAA
- a CDS encoding T9SS type A sorting domain-containing protein, with the protein MGFRYIFIVFLIAGGLYFQLKDTKNVPAELSSPAKLYPFEEHFIDKQFPEKKFHYLAFERVLNELQNLKNRNSSRSVGSWVVQGPGNIGARVNCISVHPSNEKIIFIGYSDGGVFRTKNGGFDWEPVFDAQTRLAIGDIEFDPQNPEIVYVGTGDPNISGYPFIGDGFYKSTNGGDTWTYSGLKETRIISQIRIPASNPDILYVSSMGIPFEKNTHKGVYKSTDKGVTWNQILFVNDSTGIIDLLLHPTNPDILYAAAWNRVRNNRQSLVAGPDAKIYKTTDGGESWQILQNGSPTGDHSRIGLAMSGTNPDVIFASYTHATNFNLKGIYKSADGGASWNEINISPGSGLSAGNYGGFGWYFGKIRVNPKDDNDIFILGIDLYRTRNGGLNWEQSTPPWWTYEVHADKHDLLFLKDHILLATDGGVYKSEISDTDTWTDIENIPATQFYRVAFNPHSPNEYYGGAQDNGTSGGNKERINEWDRIFGGDGFQPVFHPADPDIFYVETQNGGIAVTVDGGANYVGATSGIENGDPRNWDMPLMMSYHNPDVLYTATDRIYRSVAGAVPDWKSISGVLTDPGSDAFRKNISTIHESPVNPDILYAGTSDSQVWTSKDGGSNWFRIMNGLPGRYVSSIIASHKSEDRVFVSFTGYKDNDFTPHIYISENGGLAWKSIQGNLPPISINSVLVLPDNDNLQDPYDKLIFVATDAGVYWTSDGGANWDRLGNNMPFIPVYDIEYNPINHQIIAGTFARSIQTFDLEQLDITVNTLAFDITPEIKIYPNVTSDAVNIMISSGDSYTITVLNKSGIVMQRKQIDSGSTTLDMSNFPSGLYLLNITFNSKTNFIKKIVKL; encoded by the coding sequence ATGGGATTCAGATATATTTTTATAGTTTTTTTAATTGCCGGAGGATTGTATTTTCAACTGAAAGATACAAAAAATGTACCTGCAGAATTGAGCAGTCCTGCCAAACTGTATCCTTTTGAAGAGCATTTTATAGATAAACAGTTTCCGGAAAAAAAATTTCATTATTTGGCATTTGAAAGAGTCCTAAATGAATTACAAAATCTAAAAAACAGAAATTCGTCAAGGTCTGTTGGTTCATGGGTTGTGCAAGGTCCGGGAAATATCGGTGCACGGGTTAATTGTATTTCTGTGCATCCCTCCAATGAAAAAATTATTTTTATCGGATATTCAGATGGTGGTGTATTCAGAACTAAAAATGGGGGGTTTGACTGGGAACCGGTTTTTGACGCTCAGACTCGATTAGCAATTGGCGATATTGAGTTTGATCCGCAAAATCCTGAAATTGTATATGTTGGCACAGGTGATCCCAATATTTCCGGCTATCCTTTTATTGGTGATGGATTTTATAAATCCACAAATGGCGGAGATACATGGACATATTCAGGACTGAAAGAAACCAGAATAATTTCTCAGATCAGAATCCCTGCTTCAAATCCCGATATTCTTTACGTCTCTTCCATGGGAATACCCTTTGAAAAAAATACCCATAAAGGTGTTTATAAAAGTACAGATAAAGGAGTTACCTGGAATCAGATATTGTTCGTAAATGACTCTACCGGAATCATTGATTTATTGTTGCACCCGACCAATCCCGATATTTTATATGCTGCGGCGTGGAATCGTGTCCGAAATAACCGCCAGTCTTTAGTAGCAGGTCCTGATGCTAAAATCTATAAAACGACTGATGGGGGTGAAAGCTGGCAAATTTTACAAAACGGTTCGCCTACAGGAGATCATAGCAGAATAGGATTGGCTATGTCCGGAACAAATCCCGACGTGATTTTTGCATCTTATACCCACGCCACCAATTTTAATTTGAAAGGCATTTACAAATCTGCGGATGGTGGCGCATCATGGAATGAGATTAATATCAGCCCGGGCTCCGGATTGAGTGCCGGAAATTATGGTGGTTTTGGCTGGTATTTTGGAAAAATTCGGGTAAATCCCAAAGATGATAATGATATTTTTATCCTGGGAATAGATTTATACCGCACCAGAAACGGTGGACTCAACTGGGAGCAAAGCACACCACCATGGTGGACTTATGAAGTACATGCAGACAAACATGATTTGCTCTTTTTAAAAGACCATATATTATTGGCAACAGATGGAGGTGTATATAAATCTGAAATTTCCGATACGGATACCTGGACAGACATCGAAAATATTCCAGCCACCCAGTTTTACAGAGTTGCCTTTAATCCACATTCACCAAATGAATATTACGGTGGTGCACAGGATAACGGCACCTCAGGCGGTAATAAAGAGAGAATAAATGAATGGGACAGAATTTTTGGCGGAGATGGTTTTCAGCCTGTTTTTCATCCTGCCGATCCTGATATTTTTTATGTGGAAACCCAAAACGGGGGTATTGCGGTCACTGTGGATGGCGGAGCCAATTATGTGGGAGCAACTTCCGGAATAGAAAATGGAGATCCCCGGAATTGGGATATGCCATTGATGATGAGTTACCATAATCCTGATGTTCTTTATACAGCTACGGACAGGATTTACAGATCTGTGGCAGGTGCTGTTCCGGATTGGAAATCGATAAGCGGGGTATTAACCGATCCCGGCTCTGATGCATTCAGAAAAAATATCAGCACGATTCACGAATCTCCGGTTAATCCTGACATATTGTATGCGGGTACCAGTGACAGTCAGGTTTGGACGAGTAAAGATGGCGGATCAAATTGGTTTAGAATAATGAATGGATTGCCCGGCAGATATGTTTCTTCGATCATAGCATCCCATAAATCAGAAGATAGGGTTTTTGTGAGTTTTACCGGATATAAAGACAATGATTTTACTCCACACATTTACATTTCAGAAAATGGAGGTCTTGCATGGAAATCCATTCAGGGCAATCTACCTCCTATTTCTATAAATAGTGTTTTGGTACTTCCTGACAATGATAATTTACAGGATCCTTATGATAAGTTGATTTTTGTTGCCACGGATGCTGGTGTATATTGGACTTCAGACGGGGGGGCTAATTGGGACAGACTTGGAAATAATATGCCTTTTATACCTGTATATGACATAGAATATAATCCAATTAACCATCAGATTATTGCGGGCACATTTGCCAGAAGTATTCAGACATTTGACCTGGAGCAACTGGATATAACCGTAAATACATTGGCATTTGATATTACACCTGAAATAAAGATATATCCAAATGTTACCTCTGATGCGGTGAATATTATGATTTCTTCAGGTGATAGCTACACAATAACTGTCCTAAACAAATCCGGAATTGTAATGCAGAGAAAACAAATTGATTCGGGAAGCACCACTTTGGATATGAGTAATTTTCCATCAGGATTATATTTACTGAACATCACTTTTAATTCAAAAACAAATTTCATCAAAAAAATAGTGAAACTTTAG
- a CDS encoding DUF3857 domain-containing protein, protein MYHKRIAFTKILFLVSILSNVYSQSYKYGKVTPELLKMTYCEMEKDAEAMITHKSGVSEIVYNEQEGFKAYMKKKIQCKIFNNENNDAGTISFYYYSPTASAGKVKASVLKGKTYNLENGNVKQTNLDDKNIFHVQYNNYYKKTTIVLPEVRNGSVIEYEYTLISDFFSNMNDWDVQEEYPVLYNEFKLNIPEYYKFQINLVGGVFPESDKTYTQSKNINYKNTTDSRFGRESELKSFSMTYENRELIFKNVPSFKSEPYMANPDDGKSKISLQLIYVQFPNSAIDYVAGSYEKITNNLLDSEYFGKIIKEGKFIESYVDLKNDTSILSKANTVYDYFSKNIAHNRLHEYTTKLTGKKLMTEGNGDVGDINLNYIAALNHVGVKTFPVILSTRGNGTLHPTMPDYSDFNYVVAASLINDNIVFSDATSQLSFGYLPSKCSNGPGWVISDNPMWISLDDGFKGKQIVQSHITLTQDNILYKTNINQYDYLSFDNLVSLKSKGSDSFLKTFNQNNSELTLDSTTVLEVSNNILKLKNHYSLPVNDDNILYITPFLHLPFESNPFKSETRNSLINFPFSMEYKYVSSIKIMDNQKIEIPENINLVLNDNQITFKYITSYSIPQKILTLNVDFKILETLYQTDEYDDLKNIFNTVLSKLNEQIVIKKL, encoded by the coding sequence ATGTATCACAAACGAATTGCTTTCACCAAAATATTGTTTTTAGTATCAATACTTTCAAATGTTTATAGCCAAAGCTATAAGTACGGCAAGGTAACTCCTGAATTGCTGAAAATGACATATTGTGAGATGGAGAAAGATGCTGAAGCAATGATCACTCACAAAAGTGGAGTGAGTGAGATAGTATATAATGAACAGGAGGGGTTTAAGGCTTACATGAAAAAAAAGATTCAATGTAAAATATTTAATAATGAAAATAACGATGCCGGTACAATCAGCTTTTATTACTATAGTCCTACTGCCAGCGCCGGCAAAGTGAAAGCTTCCGTTTTAAAAGGTAAAACATATAATCTTGAAAACGGCAATGTCAAACAAACGAATCTGGATGACAAAAACATATTTCATGTTCAATACAATAATTATTATAAAAAAACGACCATAGTGTTGCCGGAAGTCAGAAACGGGAGTGTCATTGAATATGAATATACCTTAATTTCCGACTTCTTTAGTAACATGAATGATTGGGATGTTCAGGAAGAATATCCTGTATTATACAATGAATTTAAACTCAATATTCCGGAGTATTATAAATTTCAAATTAATCTCGTAGGAGGGGTTTTTCCTGAATCTGATAAAACATACACACAATCAAAAAATATAAATTATAAAAATACAACTGATTCCAGATTTGGCCGGGAGTCAGAACTCAAATCCTTTTCGATGACTTATGAAAATCGTGAATTGATCTTTAAAAATGTACCTTCTTTTAAGTCAGAGCCATACATGGCAAATCCGGATGATGGCAAAAGTAAAATATCTCTGCAACTAATTTATGTGCAATTTCCCAATTCGGCGATTGATTATGTAGCCGGGAGCTATGAAAAAATAACCAACAATCTTTTAGACAGCGAATACTTTGGGAAAATAATCAAGGAAGGTAAATTTATTGAAAGCTATGTTGACTTAAAAAATGATACCAGTATCTTATCAAAGGCAAATACAGTTTACGATTACTTTTCAAAGAATATTGCTCATAACAGACTTCATGAATATACCACCAAACTTACCGGGAAAAAACTGATGACAGAAGGTAATGGTGATGTTGGTGATATAAATTTAAACTACATAGCTGCACTCAATCACGTAGGTGTTAAAACTTTCCCTGTTATTTTGAGTACAAGAGGAAATGGCACTCTCCACCCGACTATGCCGGATTATTCAGATTTTAATTATGTAGTTGCAGCGAGTCTGATTAATGACAATATTGTATTTTCTGATGCTACTTCTCAATTATCCTTCGGGTACCTTCCATCAAAGTGTTCAAACGGTCCCGGATGGGTCATTTCAGACAACCCCATGTGGATATCTTTGGATGATGGTTTTAAAGGAAAACAAATTGTACAATCCCATATTACACTTACGCAAGATAATATTTTATACAAAACCAATATCAATCAGTACGATTATCTGTCCTTTGACAACTTAGTATCTTTAAAATCCAAAGGTTCTGATTCCTTTCTGAAAACTTTCAATCAAAATAATTCAGAACTTACTTTGGATTCCACTACCGTTCTTGAAGTTTCCAATAATATTCTGAAATTGAAAAACCATTACAGCTTGCCCGTGAATGATGATAATATATTGTATATCACTCCATTTTTGCATCTTCCGTTTGAAAGTAATCCTTTTAAAAGTGAAACCCGCAATTCTCTAATCAATTTTCCATTTTCCATGGAATATAAATATGTTTCCAGTATCAAAATTATGGACAACCAGAAAATTGAAATTCCTGAAAATATCAATTTAGTTCTGAATGATAATCAAATTACATTTAAATACATTACTTCGTATTCCATTCCCCAGAAGATATTAACTCTAAATGTGGATTTTAAAATTTTGGAAACACTATATCAAACAGATGAATACGATGATCTTAAAAACATATTTAATACCGTTTTAAGCAAATTGAATGAACAAATCGTAATTAAAAAATTATGA
- a CDS encoding DUF3857 domain-containing protein — translation MMFPKIILINLLVTFSFLKSTGQISYFNLPDSLKLMADVVTLNNEEVVEIFNNKKITYNKNTQKMIFSPEYQIIIPYDKFTKTDKILISLKTLDGKETKVIKQKDMLDQSAVDGYTIATDQRYLYYSIVEKKLPYIVQINYRQTSNASFFIQKFYPFFGKESILKSIYTVINHDVNNTIRFTESSWGNPNTDSTALRHTYTWKLENLTSEKISKLQECNENINITPILENFQMDGVQGSISSWESFGNWIYQLNDGMDALNEKTKSEIKQIIGDESDKKVIVSKLYKYLQQNMRYISIQLGIGGFKPMPAQEVHQFKYGDCKALSNYMKAILKVAEIPSKYILIQSGDSPEKLKPEQPQNVFNHAILAVLLENDTIFLECTSQNAAAGYLGTFTGNRQALMISEKNSAIVNTIYYTPDQNTIDNDFKINIYEDRDAEIEFDQKLNGVGKEHHNYIYLAAYSEEKFKKYVLENVLTNVRNLNIMTRQHETSTFKYKFNSTKQIQKSGNRYFINLNFDQLPSSILSFVENKKKEAKTQFGYTINNIYKISIPNACHPEKMMIDFTYKSEMMNLEVKTESDKGFVSIHQNFIFKEGNYNFQTSASEKEAINILKKILSDKIVINCKS, via the coding sequence ATGATGTTCCCGAAAATAATTTTGATAAATCTGCTCGTTACGTTTTCTTTTCTGAAAAGTACAGGTCAGATATCCTACTTCAACCTTCCTGATTCACTAAAATTAATGGCTGATGTTGTCACGCTTAATAATGAAGAAGTTGTAGAAATTTTTAATAATAAAAAGATCACTTATAATAAAAATACACAAAAGATGATCTTTTCACCGGAATACCAAATCATAATTCCGTATGACAAATTCACTAAAACAGATAAAATTCTGATCTCTTTGAAAACATTAGACGGGAAAGAAACAAAAGTGATTAAACAAAAAGACATGCTTGATCAGAGTGCCGTAGATGGATATACTATTGCAACTGACCAAAGATATTTGTATTATTCGATCGTAGAAAAAAAATTACCCTACATCGTACAGATAAATTATAGACAAACATCAAATGCATCCTTTTTTATACAAAAATTCTACCCTTTCTTTGGTAAAGAATCTATTCTGAAAAGTATATACACTGTGATAAATCATGATGTAAATAATACAATTCGATTTACAGAATCCAGTTGGGGTAACCCGAATACAGATTCCACTGCACTCAGGCATACTTATACATGGAAATTAGAAAATCTGACATCCGAAAAAATATCAAAATTGCAGGAATGCAATGAAAATATTAATATTACACCAATCTTAGAAAACTTTCAAATGGATGGTGTTCAGGGTAGCATTAGTAGTTGGGAATCTTTTGGTAATTGGATATACCAATTGAATGACGGAATGGACGCATTGAATGAAAAAACAAAATCAGAAATCAAACAAATTATCGGAGACGAATCAGATAAAAAAGTCATCGTATCCAAACTTTATAAATACCTCCAGCAAAACATGAGATATATCAGTATCCAACTTGGTATCGGCGGTTTCAAACCGATGCCTGCACAGGAGGTACATCAATTCAAATACGGAGATTGTAAAGCACTCAGTAATTATATGAAAGCCATTTTAAAAGTTGCTGAGATTCCTTCAAAATATATATTAATACAATCGGGTGATAGTCCAGAAAAGTTAAAGCCTGAACAACCTCAAAATGTATTTAACCATGCAATTCTTGCCGTACTTTTAGAAAATGACACTATATTTTTAGAATGTACTTCACAAAATGCAGCAGCAGGATATCTAGGTACTTTTACAGGAAACAGACAAGCACTCATGATAAGTGAAAAAAATTCTGCAATAGTAAATACGATATACTATACTCCTGATCAAAATACAATTGACAATGATTTTAAAATAAATATCTATGAAGACAGAGATGCAGAAATTGAATTCGATCAGAAACTAAATGGCGTCGGAAAAGAACATCATAACTATATATATCTCGCAGCTTATTCTGAAGAAAAATTTAAAAAGTATGTATTAGAAAATGTTTTGACAAATGTGCGAAATCTAAATATTATGACCAGACAACATGAAACTTCAACTTTTAAATATAAGTTTAATTCTACCAAACAAATTCAAAAATCAGGCAACAGATATTTTATTAACTTAAATTTTGACCAACTTCCTTCCTCCATTTTATCTTTTGTTGAAAATAAGAAAAAAGAGGCTAAAACACAATTTGGCTATACAATTAACAATATATACAAAATCTCGATACCTAATGCTTGTCATCCTGAAAAGATGATGATCGATTTTACATATAAGAGTGAAATGATGAATTTGGAAGTAAAAACTGAAAGTGACAAAGGCTTTGTTTCTATTCACCAAAATTTTATATTTAAAGAAGGAAATTACAATTTTCAAACATCTGCATCAGAAAAAGAAGCCATAAATATTCTAAAAAAAATCCTTTCGGACAAGATCGTGATCAATTGTAAATCGTAA